The DNA sequence GAGGGCGTACAGGGGGGCTTCCCAGGTGGGCCAGGTGAAGCGGAGGGGGGCGGCCCCAGGGAGGAGGAGGCGGACGCCCTCCACCGGGAGGGGTTCAGGGGCGTACCAGGCGAGGCGCTGACTGGGGTCGGCGAAGAGGAGCATCCCCCAGGGAAGGCGGAGCTCCAGGACCTCGCCCAGGGCATAGTCGGCGGTGGGGTCGCGGGCTTCCGGGGGGTCCTGGCCCGGGTGGAGGAGGCCGAGCTCGTAGGTCTTTCGGGGGAAGTCCCTCCCGTCCCGGCCTGTGCGCCTGCGGTTGGGCTCCAGCACGAAGGGGACGAAGGGCCCCTCCGTGGGCCGGGTGGGGCCTCGGAAGAGGAGGAACTCCGTCCCGGGCAGGCCGTGGCTGAGCTCCTGGAAGGGGTAGTAGCCCTTCTCCACGAGAAGCCTTCCCCCCTCCTGGCCCACCTCCAGCAGGAACTCCGCCCCGAACCCCTCCGCCACCGGCACCCCCCCGGGCACCGTGTCCAGGTAGAGCCTTAGGGGCAGGGGCCCCCGGTAGAGGAGCCAGAGGTACTCGGGGTCGGCCTTGGCCTTGAGGAAGCGGCCCTCCTCCCTCAGGAGGAAGGGGGTGTCCTCCCAGTCGTCCGCCTGCCCGTCCAGGCGGGGTGGGTCCTTGGCCGTGGCCGCCAGGAGGCCGTAGTTCTCCTCGGCGTCCAGGAGGTTGTGCCAGTAGGGGCTTCTTCCGGGGGCCTCCAGGTCCATGAAGAGCCAGTTCTGCTTGAACCACTCGTCCAAAAAGGCGAAGACCAGCCCCCCTGCCAGGCCCGCCTCCTCGATCTCCTTTAGGAGCCGCACCACCTCCTCCGCCTGGCCCAGCTCGGAGTGCCCCCCGTGGTGCCGCCCCTCGGGGTTGAGGTGGGCGATGCCCCGGCTGGTGGGCAGGCCGATCTCTCCGATGAGGATGGGCTGGTCCTTGTGGTGGGCCTTGAGGTCCAGGAGGTAGCCCAGGTAGCGGGAGGGGGCCTGGGCGTAGCCCGGGTCCAGGTTCATGAAGTCGGGGTAGTAGGGGTAGGCGTGGTAGTTGGCGAAGGTGGTCACGGGGCTTCCCGGTGTGGGGCGGACCTGGGCCATGTCCAGGGAGACCTCGTCGTTGTTGAATTCCCGCACCGTTTCCTCGGGGACCCTCTCCCCCCGGGCGCGGCGCAGGGCGGCCTCCTCCTCCCGGGTGCTCTCCGTGGGGTGGTGGAGGGGGTCCAGGGTGGGCCAGTTGCTCACCGAGAGGGGCCGGGCCGTTCCGTAGACCTCCCACTCGTACTGGGCGAGCCGGTCCAGGACCTCGGCCAGGTAGGCCTCAAAGGGGTTGGCCCCGGGGAGGGCCTCGAGGAACCGCCCTCGGTAGGCCTTCTGGGGGTGGCGCTCGTTGTAGGCCTTGACCGCGTGAGGTTCAAACTCCCGCCCCACCAGAAGGCCCAGGGTCCAGGGGCTCACGTCGGCGGTGTAGCTTCCAAAGGCGTGGCCCGGCCTAGGGGGGCGGTAGAGGTTCCCGTGGAGGGCGTCCAGCACGTCCCGCCCCTCCTCGAGGAAGCCCTCCAAAAAGGGGCCCTCAAAGGCGTGCGCCTCGTAGCCCAGCTCCTCCGGAAGCTCGGTCCAGACCCCCTGGAAGAGGTAGAGGGGGGTCTTGTGGGTCCGGTTGAGCCCGGCCAGGGCCCGGTAGAAGGCGGGGGGAAGGAGGGTGTAGGTGCGCACCGCGTTCGCCCCCATGGCGTGGATCAGCTCCAACCAGGCCCGGTAGAGGGTCTCCTCCTCGGGGAACTCGGCGGGGAAGCGGCCGGGAAGGGCCACCCCCAGGTTGACCCCCCGGACGAGGAGGGGGGTATTTCCCGCGAAGAACCGGCCCTCCCGGGCGAAGAAGCGCACCTCCGGGGGGCGCTTGCGCTCCTTGGGCCTTGGGGAGGGCGGGGGCGGGAGGCTTTGCAGCACCGGTTCCGCCTCCCGGTAGCCGAGCCTGAGGGCGTAGTCCAGGGCGCTTCTCGCCCCCTCCAGGTCCCCCAGGGCCCGGAGGACCAGGCCGAAGCCGTAGGCCGCCTCGCTCCCGCCCCGCTCCGTCCCCACCAGGCGGGCGAAGGCGAAGAGGGCCTCCTCGAGGCGGCCCAGCCGGTAGAGGGCGAAGCCCGAGAGGAGGAGGGCCTCCTCCGGGGGGTCGTACTGGGCCAGGTAGGGCTCGAGGCGGGCCAGGGCCCCGGCCAAATCCCCCTGGCCGTAGAGGAGGCGGGCCTCCTCCAGGGGGGAGGCCAGGGCCAGGCCCAGGAGGAGGGCGGCCCAGGGGGCGCACCGCCTCAAGACGTTCCAGAAAAGGGAGGTCACCGCGCCCTCCGGATGGCCTCCACCGCCTCCGGATTTTCCAGGCTGGACAGGTCCCCCGGGTCCTCGCCCAGGTAGACCTTCCGCACCACCCGGCGCATGATCTTGGCGTTCCGGGTCTTGGGCAGGTCGGGGACGAAGTGGACCCGCTCGGGACGGAGGGGCTTCCCCAGGGCCTCGGCCACCCGCTGGGCCACCTCCTCGGCGAGGGCAGGGCTTGGGGCGAAGCCCGGCTTGAGCACGGCGAAGAGGACGATGGCCTCCCCCTTGACCTCGTGGGGCACGCCGATGGCCGCCGCCTCCTTCACCGCGGGGTGGGCGAGGGCGGCCGTCTCCACCTCCGCCGGCCCCACCCGCTTGCCCGCCACCTTAAGGGTGTCGTCGGAGCGGCCCAGGATGAAGAAGTGCCCGTCCTCGTCCCAAAGGGCCAGGTCCCCGTGGACCCAGACCCCAGGGAAGCGGCCGAAGTAGGCCTCCAGGTAGCGGGCCTCGTCCCGCCAGAAGCCCTTGGTCATCCCCGGCCAGGGGTTGAGGACGGCGAGCTCCCCCACCTGGTTTCGCACCGGCTTGCCTTCCGCGTCCAAGACCGCCACCCGCATCCCCGGGGCGGGGGCGTTGAACCCCATGGGCTTGATGGGCCGGGTGAGGACGTTCCCCAAAATCCCCCCCGAGACCTCCGTCCCCCCCGAGTAGTTGACGATGGGCAGCCGCTCTTCCCCCACCACCCGGAAGAACCAGAGGTAGGGCTCGAGGTTCCAGGGCTCCCCGGTGGAGCCCAGGACCCGGAGGCTGGAGCGGTCAAACCGCCTCACCGCCTCCTCCCCGTGGGGGATGAGGGCCCGCACCAGGGTGGGGGAGAGGCCCAGGTGGGTGGCCCGGTGCCGCTCCACCAGCTCAAAGACCCGGCCCGGGTGCGGGAAGTCCGGCGCCCCCTCGTACAGGAGGACCGTGCCCCCCAGGGCGAGCCCCCCCAGGATGGCCCAGGGGCCCATCATCCAGCCCAGGTCGGTGAACCAGAAGAGCCGCTCTCCCGGCCTTAGGTCAAAGAAGAGGGCCAGGTCCAAGGCCGCCTTCAGGGGGAAGCCCGCGTGGTAGTGGACCGTCCCCTTGGGCCGGCCCGTGGTCCCCGAGGTGTAGATGAGCATGAAGGGGTCCATGCTCTCCATCTCCCGGGGATCGAGGCGCCCCTTTAGCGTCTGGAAGTCCACCTCGCCCGCCTCCAAAGGGAGGCCCAGCCGCCGGGCCACCACCAAAAGGGGGGTGCCGGACTGGGCCTTGGCCGCGCGGGCTTCCTCCAGAAGCTCCACCCGTCTTCCCCGCCTCAGGAAGCCGTCCTGGACGATCAGGGCCTTGGCCTCTGCGTCCTTTAGCCGAAGGGCTGCGGCCTCGGCCGCGTAGCCGGAGAAGATGGGGACGGCGATCCCCCCCAGGGCCGCCACCGCCAGGAGGCCAAGGGCGGCCTCGAGGCTCATGGGCATCCAGAGCCCCACCCGGTCCCCCGGCCCCACCCCGAGGGCAAAAAGCCCCCCCGCCACCCGCTCCACCTCGGCCTTCAGCTCCCCGTAGGTGAGGGCGCGCACCTGGCCGTCCTCGGTCTCGTGGATCAGGGCGAGGCGGTCCTCGGGGTGGCGGAGGGCGGCCTCCACCAGGTTGAGCCTCCCCCCGGTGAAGAAGCTCGGGAAGGGAAACCCCCCCTGGATGGCCTTCTCGTAGGGCTTGCGCCAGGGCCAGGCCAGGTGGTCCAGAAGGGTTCGGTAGAAGGCCTCCGGCTCCTCCACGCTGTAGCGGTGGAGGGCCTCGTAGTCGGGTAGGCCCAGGGCCGCCATGAGCCGCCCCAGGTGGCTTCCTTCCAGATAGGCTTCCGTGGGGTACCAGACGGGGTTCACAAGAACCACCTCCTTCTTCGGGGCTTTTCCTCTGGGGGAGGTTCCTTTTTTTGCGGGGAAGCGGCCAGGAGGTCCAGGAAGTCCTTAAGCGGCATCCGCTCCTTGGGGTCCTTGGCCAGGACCCTCCGCAGGCCCCGGTCCAGGGCCGGCTCCAGCCGGGTGGGGGGTGGAGGGCGGTGGAGGTGGGCCTCCAGGAGGGCCTCGTAGCTTTCCCCCCGGAAGGGCCTCTTCCCCGTCAGGAGCTCGTAGGCCAGGACGCCGAAGCTGTAGGCGTCCGAGAGGGGGGAGGGGTCCTGGCCCCGGAAGAGCTCGGGGGCCATGTAGTGGGGGCTTCCCACCGTCTCCCCGCCCCGCTCCCCCAGGGGGCGCACGGTGCCCAGGTCGCCCAGCTTGTAGACCCCGTTCTTCAGGAAGACGTTCGCCGGCTTCACGTCCTGGTGCAGAAAGCCCCGCTCGTGCAGGAAAAGGAGGGCCTGGCCCACCGAGAGGAGGGCCCGCCTGGCCTCCTCGAGGGGGAGGGGGCCCTTCTGGAGCCGGGCCTCCAGGTTTTCCGGGCAGTACTCCAGGGCCAAAAAGGCGTCCTCCCCGTAGGGCTTTCCGAAGAGCCCCCGCACCAGGTGGGGGTGGCGGAGGGTGAGGCTCAGGTTGACCTCCCGGGCGAAGCGCTCCCGGAGGGCGGGGTCTTGGCGCACCTCCTTCTTGGGAAGCTTCAGGGCCACCTCCTGGCCCCCGCCCTCGGCCAGGAAGACCTGGGCCGTCCGCCCCAGACCGATGAGCATCTTCAGGTGGAAGTCCTTTCGGGTCAAGGCCACGCGTCCTCCGAAGCCCTCCAGGGGGGACCGGGGTCGGGGGTATGCCCCTTTTCAGGGCCTGGATGGGGTGGCATTAGTCCAGGCGCAGGCTCTCCCCCGGGGCAAGGGCCACCCCCTCCACGCCCAGCGCCCCGGCCTCGCGGGCGAAGGCCGCCCCGTCCTGCTGGATGGGAGGGAAGGTGTTGTAGTGGATGGGCACCACCTTCTTGGGCCGGAGGAGTTCCAAGGCCTTCAGGGCGTCCTTGGGCCCCATGGTAAAGTGGTCCCCGATGGGCAGGAGGGCCAGGTCCAGGCCCAGCTCCCCGATGAGGCGCATGTCGGAGAAGAGGGCGGTGTCCCCCGCGTGGTAGATCCGCTTGCCCCCGAACTCCACCACCACCCCCATGGGCATTCCCCCGTAGGTGCCGTCGGGGAAGCTAGAGGAGTGCCAGGCGGGGGTCCACTTGAGCCAGCCGCCCTCAAACCGGTACGTCCCCCCAATGTTCATGGGAATGCTCTTCGCCCCATGCTTCTCCGCGTAGGTGGCGATCTCAAAGGTGGAGACCACCACCCCGCCCTTCTTGGAGAGGGCCACCGCGTCCCCGAAGTGGTCCCCGTGGGCGTGGGTGACCAGGATCAGGTCCGCCCGGACCTCCTCCACCCCCAGGGCGGCCCGGGGGTTTCCGGTCAGGAAGGGGTCTATCACGATCCGCGTCCGGCCGTCCGTCAGTAGAACCGCCGAGTGGCCGATGTACCTGACCTCCACCATAAAGGCCTCCTTTCCCCCTCACTATACCGGAAGCCCCCTGGGGTCACCCTTTTCTCCCGTTTCCTTCGCACGCATGACCCCGTCAAGGAGCTTGGAAAAGGCTTTACCGGGGCCCCCAGCTTGGCGCAAGCCAAGCTGGGGTGGTATCAGGGGACACACCCCCAGGCGGGGGGTTCGGGGAAGGGTTTTTCTGGACGGGGAATACCCTTTTCTCCCTTTCGCATACGTGGTTTCGTCTACGTGGTTTCGTCAGAGGGCTTGGGCAAGGCTTTGCCGGGGCCCCCATCCTGGCGCCAGCTAGGATGGGGTGGTTTACCGGGGCCCCCCGTCCCGGCTTGCGCTGGGACGGGGTGGCTTGAAGACCGAGGGCAGAGTATCCCTCTGCTACGGAAAAGAGAGGGCGGCCGCGGTAAACTGGCCCTTGTGGAGAGGGACGACCTCCTGGAAAAGCTCGGGCAGTACCTGGTCTGGCGGATCGGCAAGCCGGAGGACGAGGAGGTCCTGGTGGTGCGGGTGGGCCCCCCCTCGGCCCTTCCCCGCTTCGCAATGCGGCGCCTTTTGAACGTCTCCGACCGGGAGGCGGAGGCGCTTTGGAAGGCGGGCAAGGTGCGGGTGGAGTGGGTGGAGTGATGCTGGAGCGGAGCTTCGTCCTCACCCTGCCGGGCCGCCTGGCCGACCTCGAGCCGGAGCGCCTCCTCCAGGCCCCCCCCTTCCGCCGCGTGGAGCGGACGGGGGACCTCCTCAAGGGGGAGCTGGTGGCTGAGAACCTCCTCTTCGGTGAGGTGGCCCTGCCCTTCGCCAGCCGCCTCGAGGGGAGCCGCCTCCTCTCCCTCCCCCTCGAGCCCCCCTACGCGGAGCTCTTCGGTGAAGCGGAGGAGGGGGAGGCCCTGACCCTCCGCCTCACCCTCCGCCTCCACTTCCCCCCGGGGTCCAAGTGGGGGGGGCGGGCCTTCACAACCCTCGCGGAGAGGATCCTGGACCGGGCCCTGGAAAGGGCTTTGGCCCGCTACTCGGGCTGATACCCCATCCGGGCGCGGGGCCTGGCTGGGGTGGTATTCCCGGGGCCCCCATCCTTGCGCCAGCCAGGATGGGGTGGTGTTAGCCCACCACCTGGAAGACGGCGAACTTCAGGTACTGGGTCTCGGGCACGTTGAGCAGGACCGGGTGGTCAAAGGGCTGCCCCCCCTTGTGGACGAGGCGGAGGAGGCGGTGGGCGTCCTGGGCGGCCTCCTGGACCATTTGCATAAAGAGGGGCTCCGTCAGGTGGTGGCTGCAGCTGGCGGTGGCCAGGATGCCCCCCTCCCGGAGGAGCTTGATGGCCCGGAGGTTCACCTCCTTGTAGGCCCGGTAGGCCCGCTCCAGGTCCTGCTTCCGCTTGGCAAAGGCGGGGGGGTCTAGGACCACCAGGTCGTAGCTTTTGCCTGCTTTTTCCTCCTCCCGGAGGAAGTCAAAGGCGTTGGCCCGCACCGTCCGCACCCTCAGGTGCACCTCGTTCAGCCGGGCGTTCTCCTTGGCCCGCTCCAGGGCGTCCTCGGAGGAGTCCACCGCCACCACCTCCTGGAAGCCCAGGGCCAGATGGAGGGCGAAGGAGCCGTGGTAGCTGAAGACGTCCAGGGCCTTTTCCCCCGAGAAGCGCTCCATGTACACCCGGTTCTCCCGCTGGTCCAAAAAGGCCCCCGTCTTCTGGCCGGTGTACAGGTCCACCCAGTACCTCACCCGGCCCTCCTGGATGACCACGTGCTCGGGCACCGGACCGAAGAGGGGCTTCACCTCCAAGGGGAGGCCCTCCAGGGTCCGGACCTTCACGTCGCCACGCGCCAGTAGGCTTTTCAGGTGGGGCCTCAGGGCCTCGGCGATCCGGGGGAGGAGGGGCTCGAGGGCCCCGGCCGTGACCTGGACCACCCCGTGCCCCGCGTAGGCGTCCACCACCAGCCCGGGCAGGAGGTCCCCCTCCGCGTGGACCAGCCGGTACCCGCCCTCGGGGTCGGCCTCGAGGTGGGGAAGCCGCCTCTTAAGGGCCCGGTCCAGGTTCTCCAGAAGGGCCTCCACCGGGTCCGCGGCCGGCCGGAAGCGGAAGGCCCGCACCGTCAGGTCGCTCTTGGGGTTGTAGAGGGCCCAGGCTAAAAACCGCTTCCCCCAGTAGACGGGGAAGAGGCCCGCCTCCTCTGGTCCAGAGAGGACGTCCCGCCGGAAGACCCAAAGGTGACGGTTAAGAAGCCGCTCGGCCCCTCGCTCGTTGACCAAAACCTTCACCGTCTGAGTATACTTAAGCGGGGCTCGGTTGACACCCCCGGGGGCCCCAGGTATCATGTGCGGGGGTTGCGTTTGCGCATCTTTTCACGAAAGGAGGGAGCGTGGCAGGCCTGGGACTTATCAAGAGCCTTGCGGAGAAGGAGCGGGAGCTTCTGGCCCGCCTCGAGGCCGCCAAGGAGGAGGCGGCCCTTCTCCTGAAGAAGGCGGAGGAGGAGGCGGGCCTTATCCTCTCCAGGGCCGAGGAGGAGGCCAGGGCCCTGGAGGAGCGGTACAGGGCTGAGGAGAAGGCCAAGGCGGAGGCCATCCTGGCCGAGGCCAGGGTGCGGGCGGAGGAGGAGGCTAAGAGGATCAAGTCCGAGGCCGCCCCCCGGCTTTCCGCTTTGGTGGACGAGCTCATCCGGGAGGTCTTGCCGTGATCGCCCCCATGGAGAAGCTCCTGGTGGCCGCCCCCAAGGGCCTGGCCCGGGAGCTTCTTCGCGCCCTCCAGGAGGCGGGGGTGGTCCACCTGGAGACCCTCCGGGTGGAGGAGCTTTCCGAGTACCGCCTTTCCCCTGAGGAGCTGGCGGAGCTCCGGGGCTGGGAGGGGGTGCTGGCGGGCGCGGAGCACACCCTGAACCTGCTGGGCGAGGAGCCCCAGCCCTCCAGGCCCTTTCCCGAGGGCCTCGAGGCGGCCCAGAAGGCGCTCGCTCCCCTCCAGACCCAGGCCGAGGCCCTTTTGCGGGAGCGGCAGGAGCTGGAGGAGGACCTGGAGCAGGCCCGGCTCTTCTCCGAGGCCTTCACCCGCCTGGCGGAGATGGCCCACGGCCTGGACGAGAGCCCAAGGCTCCGCGTTTTGGGTTTCCTCCTGAGCGAGAAGGAGCTTCCCCGGGCCGAGGAGGCCCTGAGGGCCGCCCTGGAGGACCGGTTCCTCCTGGCCTCCGAGCCCCTGGGAGGACGGCTCGCCGTGGTGGTGGTCGTCCACCGAAACGATCTTGAGGAGGCTCGCCTGGCCCTTTCCCGCCAGGGGATCGCCGAGCTCAAGATCCCCCGGTACGCGGACCTTTCCCTCTCCCGCGTGGCCCGGGCCCTGCGGGAGATCCAAGAGAAGGCCCCCCGGGAGCTTTCCGAGGTGCGGGAGGCCCTCCTCAAGCTCAGGAGGGAGGCCACCCCCACCCTGAAGGCCCTCTGGACCCGGGCCAAGGACGAGGTGGCCCGGCTAAAGGCCCTTCAGGAGTTGGCCGCGGGCCGGTTCGGCCTCGCCCTCATGGGGTACCTGCCCCAGAAGGAGAAGCCCCGGGTGGAGGAGGCCCTGGCCCGCTTCAAGGACCGGCTGGTCTACGCCTTTGAGCCGGTGGACGAGCACCACGAGGCGGACCGGGTGCCCGTCACCCTGGACAACCCCCCCTGGGTCCGGCCGTTTGAGCTCCTCATCTCCTTCCTCAACACCCCCAGGTACGGCACCTACGACCCGAGCCGGGTCATCGCCCTCTTCTTCCCCTTCTGGTTCGGGATGATCGTGGGGGACATCGGCTACGCCCTGCTCTTCGCCCTGGTGGGCCGCTGGCTTTCCGGCTTCGTGCGCCGGGGCGAGCCTTTGGTCGTGGACCTCTTCGCCCTCCGGCTCAAGCCCGAGGTCATCGCCAAGCTCACCCAGATGCTCCGCTGGATGGTCTTCTGGAGCGTGGTCTGGGGGGTGGTCTACGGGGAGTTCTTCGGCACCCTTTTTGAGCACCTGGGGGTCTTCGGCACGCCGGAGCACCCGGGCCTGATCCCCATCCTCATCCACCGCATCAACACCGCCGAGACCGCCAACCTCCTCATCCTCATCTCGGTGGGCTTCGGGGTCCTTTTGGTCTTCTACGGCCTGGTCCTCCGGGCCTGGCTGGCCCTCAGGCACCACCACATGAAGCACTTCTGGGAGGGCCTGGGGTACCTGGGGGGGCTCACGGGGCTTTTGGCCCTGGCCTACGCCTATCTGGGCGGGGTGAGCGCTTCCTGGGTGAACCTCCTCATGCTCCTGGGGTTCGGCGTCTTCCTGGTCTCCGTCCTGGCCAGCCGGATGTGGCTCATGATCCCCGAGCTGCCCACACAGGCGGGGCACATCCTCTCCTACATCCGTATCTACGCGGTGGGGGCGGCGGGGGGCATTTTGGCCGGGCTTCTCACCGACCTTGGCTTCGCCCTGGCCGAGCGGCTGGGGCTTTTCGGGGTGGTGCTGGGCATCCTGGTGGCGGGGCTTCTGCACCTCATCATCCTGGTCCTCACCACCTTGGGGCACATGCTCCAGCCCATCCGTCTTCTCTGGGTGGAGTTCTTCACCAAGTTCGGTTTCTACGAAGAGAGCGGCCGGCCTTACAGGCCGTTCAAGAGCGTCCGCGAGGGCGCGTAAGGGAGGGAAAGAGATGAAGAAGCTAGGGGTTATCTTTGCGGTGATTCTCGGCGCGTTGGCTTTCGCGGCGGAGGAGGCGGCGGCCTCCGGCGGCTTGGACCGGGGGTTGATCGCCGTGGGCATGGGGCTCGCGGTGGGCCTCGCCGCCCTGGGCACCGGCGTGGCCCAGGCCCGGATCGGGGCCGCGGGCGTGGGCGCGGTGGCGGAGGACCGGGGGAACTTCGGTACCGCCCTCATCTTCCTCCTGCTTCCCGAGACGCTGGTCATCTTCGGCCTTCTCATCGCCTTCATCCTCAACGGCAAGCTCTGAGCCCGCTTCCGCGCCCCGCCCCCCTGGCGGGGGTGGGGCGGCTTTAAAGGAGGAACATGTCCAAGCTAGAGACGATTCTGGCCCAGGAGGTGGAGGCCGAGATCGGGCGCCTGAAGCAGGAGGCCGAGGCCAAGGCCCGCGCCTTGGTGGAGGAGGCCCAGACCAAGGCCAAGGCCCTCCTCGAGGCCAAGGAGCGCCAGCTCAAGGCCCAGCTGGCCCAGGGGGTGAAGCGGGCCGAGAGCGCCGCCGAACTCCTTCTGGCCACCGCCCGCACCCAGGCCAAGGGGGAGGTGCTGGCCGAGGCCCGGCGGCTCATGGAGGAGCGGCTTCTGGCCCTCCCCAAGGGCGAGGCCTGGCCGGAGGTCCTGCGCCGGCTGGCCGAGGAGGCCGTGGCGGCCCTTCCCGGGGCGGAGAAGGTGGTGGTGAACCCGGAGGACCTGCCCCACCTCGAGGCCTGGGCCCGGGAGAAGGGGCTGGGGCTGGAGGCGGACGCTGGCGTCCGGCTCGGGGTGCGGGTCCTTTCGGGCAGGAACCAGGTGGAGAACGCGCTCTTGGAGCGGCTGGACCGGGCCTGGGACCAGGTCTCCGCCCGGCTGGCCAAGGCGCTTTGGGGCTAGGTCATGGACGACTTCAGCTACCTGAACGCCCGGGTCCGGGCCCGCCGGGCGAGCCTCCTTCCTGAGGGGTTCTTCCAGGAGGCCCTGGACCTGAGCTTCCCCGACTTCCTGCGGGCCCTCTCCGAGACGGTCTATGGCCAGGAGCTCTCCGGACAGGACCTCGGCGCGGTGGACCGGGCGGTGACCCGGACCCAGGAGGAGCAGGTGGCCGACCTGGTGGACCTGGCGGGCGGGGAGGCGAAGGAGGCCCTGCGCCTCCTCTTCCTGAAGAACGACCTCACCAACCTCAAGGCCCTCCTCCGGGCCCAGGACAAGGAAGGGCTGGCCTTCCTGCCGGGGACGCTCAAGGAGGGGGTCCTTAAGGCCCTCCTCGAGGCCCCGGACCCTCAGGCCATGGCCCAGATCCTCTCCGTGCCCGGCCACCCCCTGGCCCAGGCCCTGCGGGAGGCGGTGCGGCGGGGCGGGGACCTGGAGGCCATCCTGGCTACCCTGGACCAGATCTTCTTTCAGGGGGCCAAGAAGGTGGCCCAGCGCCTGGGAGACCCGGTCCTCCAGACCTACCTGGCCCTGGAGATAGACGCCCTGAACCTGGCCCGGGCCTTCCAGGGCCAGGGCCGGGAGGCCCCCTTCGTCCCCGGGGGGCGGTACGTGGACAAGGTCCGCTTCACCCGGCTTCTGGAGGGGGACTACGCGGTTTTGGACGAGCTCTCCAAGACCCCGCTTTCCGGCCTTTCCGGGGTGCGGAGCTTGGCCGAGCTGGAGCGCCGCCTGCGCTGCGCCCTGCTGAAGGCGGCCAGGCGGGGGGCCTCCGATCCTTTGGGGGTGGGCCTGGCCCTTTCCTACGTGAAGGAGCGGGAGTGGGAGGGGCAGAGGATCCGCCTGCTCGCCCGCCGGGCCTACTTCGGCCTGCCCAAGGAGCGGGTGGAGGAGGAGGTGTTCTGCGCATGAAGCTCGCGGTCATCGCCGACCCCGAGGCCGCCATGGGCTTCCGGCTCGCCGGTTTCCTGGCCTACGGGGCCACCACCCCGGAGGAGGCCAGAAGGCACCTGGAGGAGCTGGTCCAGTCCCCGGACGTGGCCCTGGTGGCCGTGGACCAGGCCCTGCTTCCGGAGCCGGAGAAGGCGGTGGAGAGGCTGATGCGGGGCCGGGACCTGCCGGTCCTCCTGCCCATCTCCGGCCTCAAGGACGCCTTCCAGAACCCGGACGTGGAGGCCTACATGCGGGCCTTGGTCCGTCAGACCATCGGGTTTGACATCAAGCTATAATCCGCTTAGGAGGGAAAGAATGATCCAAGGGACCATCATGAAGATCGCGGGCCCCGCGGTCATCGCCAAGGGCATGACCGGGGCCCGGATGTACGACATCTGCAAGGTGGGCCACGAGGGCCTGGTGGGGGAGATCATCCGCCTGGACGGGGACACCGCCTTCGTCCAGGTCTACGAGGACACCTCCGGCCTCAAGGTGGGGGAGCCCGTGGTCTCCACCGGGCTTCCTTTGGCGGTGGAGCTGGGCCCGGGGATGCTGAACGGCATCTACGACGGCATCCAGCGCCCCCTCGAGCGCATCCGGGAGAGAACGGGGATCTACATCACCCGGGGGGTGGTGGTCCAGGCCCTGGACCGGGAGAAGAAGTGGGCCTGGACCCCCTTGGTCAAGCCCGGGGACGAGGTGCAGGGGGGGATGGTCCTGGGGACGGTCCCCGAGTTCAGCTTCACCCACAAGATCCTGGTGCCCCCGGACGTGAAGGGCCGGGTCAAGGAGGTGAAGCCCGCCGGGGAGTACACGGTGGAGGAGCCGGTGGTGGTCCTGGAGGACGGGACCGAGCTCCGGATGTACCACACCTGGCCCGTGCGCCGGGCCCGGCCCGCCAGGCGGAAGCTGGACCCCAACACCCCCTTCCTCACGGGGATGCGCATCCTGGACGTCCTCTTCCCCGTGGCCATGGGGGGGACGGCGGCCATCCCGGGGCCCTTCGGGAGCGGCAAGACCGTGACCCAGCAGTCCCTGGCCAAGTGGTCCAACGCGGACGTGGTGGTCTACGTGGGCTGCGGGGAGCGGGGCAACGAGATGACCGACGTCCTCGTGGAGTTCCCCGAGCTCACCGACCCCAAGACGGGGGGGCCCCTCATGCACCGCACCGTCCTCATCGCCAACACCTCCAACATGCCCGTGGCCGCCCGTGAGGCCAGCATCTACGTGGGGGTGACCATCGCCGAGTACTTCCGCGACCAGGGCTTCAGCGTGGCCCTCATGGCCGACTCCACCAGCCGCTGGGCGGAGGCGCTCCGGGAGATCTCCAGCCGCCTCGAGGAGATGCCCGCCGAGGAGGGCTACCCCCCCTACCTGGCCGCCCGCCTCGCCGCCTTCTACGAGCGGGCCGGTAAGGTGATCACCCTGGGCGGGGAGGAGGGGGCGGTGACCATCGTGGGGGCCGTCTCCCCTCCGGGCGGCGACATGTCCGAGCCCGTGACCCAGTCCACCCTGCGCATCGTGGGGGCCTTCTGGCGGCTGGACGCCTCTTTGGCCTTCCGCCGCCACTTCCCGGCCATC is a window from the Thermus filiformis genome containing:
- a CDS encoding tetratricopeptide repeat protein produces the protein MTSLFWNVLRRCAPWAALLLGLALASPLEEARLLYGQGDLAGALARLEPYLAQYDPPEEALLLSGFALYRLGRLEEALFAFARLVGTERGGSEAAYGFGLVLRALGDLEGARSALDYALRLGYREAEPVLQSLPPPPSPRPKERKRPPEVRFFAREGRFFAGNTPLLVRGVNLGVALPGRFPAEFPEEETLYRAWLELIHAMGANAVRTYTLLPPAFYRALAGLNRTHKTPLYLFQGVWTELPEELGYEAHAFEGPFLEGFLEEGRDVLDALHGNLYRPPRPGHAFGSYTADVSPWTLGLLVGREFEPHAVKAYNERHPQKAYRGRFLEALPGANPFEAYLAEVLDRLAQYEWEVYGTARPLSVSNWPTLDPLHHPTESTREEEAALRRARGERVPEETVREFNNDEVSLDMAQVRPTPGSPVTTFANYHAYPYYPDFMNLDPGYAQAPSRYLGYLLDLKAHHKDQPILIGEIGLPTSRGIAHLNPEGRHHGGHSELGQAEEVVRLLKEIEEAGLAGGLVFAFLDEWFKQNWLFMDLEAPGRSPYWHNLLDAEENYGLLAATAKDPPRLDGQADDWEDTPFLLREEGRFLKAKADPEYLWLLYRGPLPLRLYLDTVPGGVPVAEGFGAEFLLEVGQEGGRLLVEKGYYPFQELSHGLPGTEFLLFRGPTRPTEGPFVPFVLEPNRRRTGRDGRDFPRKTYELGLLHPGQDPPEARDPTADYALGEVLELRLPWGMLLFADPSQRLAWYAPEPLPVEGVRLLLPGAAPLRFTWPTWEAPLYALRLKPLFFALRSAWKGGPAPEPR
- a CDS encoding AMP-binding protein; translation: MNPVWYPTEAYLEGSHLGRLMAALGLPDYEALHRYSVEEPEAFYRTLLDHLAWPWRKPYEKAIQGGFPFPSFFTGGRLNLVEAALRHPEDRLALIHETEDGQVRALTYGELKAEVERVAGGLFALGVGPGDRVGLWMPMSLEAALGLLAVAALGGIAVPIFSGYAAEAAALRLKDAEAKALIVQDGFLRRGRRVELLEEARAAKAQSGTPLLVVARRLGLPLEAGEVDFQTLKGRLDPREMESMDPFMLIYTSGTTGRPKGTVHYHAGFPLKAALDLALFFDLRPGERLFWFTDLGWMMGPWAILGGLALGGTVLLYEGAPDFPHPGRVFELVERHRATHLGLSPTLVRALIPHGEEAVRRFDRSSLRVLGSTGEPWNLEPYLWFFRVVGEERLPIVNYSGGTEVSGGILGNVLTRPIKPMGFNAPAPGMRVAVLDAEGKPVRNQVGELAVLNPWPGMTKGFWRDEARYLEAYFGRFPGVWVHGDLALWDEDGHFFILGRSDDTLKVAGKRVGPAEVETAALAHPAVKEAAAIGVPHEVKGEAIVLFAVLKPGFAPSPALAEEVAQRVAEALGKPLRPERVHFVPDLPKTRNAKIMRRVVRKVYLGEDPGDLSSLENPEAVEAIRRAR
- a CDS encoding serine/threonine-protein kinase, with product MLIGLGRTAQVFLAEGGGQEVALKLPKKEVRQDPALRERFAREVNLSLTLRHPHLVRGLFGKPYGEDAFLALEYCPENLEARLQKGPLPLEEARRALLSVGQALLFLHERGFLHQDVKPANVFLKNGVYKLGDLGTVRPLGERGGETVGSPHYMAPELFRGQDPSPLSDAYSFGVLAYELLTGKRPFRGESYEALLEAHLHRPPPPTRLEPALDRGLRRVLAKDPKERMPLKDFLDLLAASPQKKEPPPEEKPRRRRWFL
- a CDS encoding metal-dependent hydrolase, which translates into the protein MVEVRYIGHSAVLLTDGRTRIVIDPFLTGNPRAALGVEEVRADLILVTHAHGDHFGDAVALSKKGGVVVSTFEIATYAEKHGAKSIPMNIGGTYRFEGGWLKWTPAWHSSSFPDGTYGGMPMGVVVEFGGKRIYHAGDTALFSDMRLIGELGLDLALLPIGDHFTMGPKDALKALELLRPKKVVPIHYNTFPPIQQDGAAFAREAGALGVEGVALAPGESLRLD
- a CDS encoding DUF3248 domain-containing protein — encoded protein: MERDDLLEKLGQYLVWRIGKPEDEEVLVVRVGPPSALPRFAMRRLLNVSDREAEALWKAGKVRVEWVE